The Sphingobium aromaticiconvertens genome has a segment encoding these proteins:
- a CDS encoding phospholipase D-like domain-containing protein, producing the protein MSKAPQPGKDCWRIEHANAASVIVDAEDYFRHARAAMLKAQKRIMLIGWDFDARITLLRQDEADDGAPIIIGDFISWLVEQRPDLHIYLLRWDMGAIKSLFRGSTIVTLLKWMRHPRITVKLDAHHPPAASHHQKIVVIDDCFAFCGGIDMTGDRWDTRHHRDDDPARRHPDGSYYGPWHDATTALKGPFAAALGDHARARWKGAGGGDLTPIKGIQDCWPDDLAVQFHDVDVAIARTAPKMDDQAEVTEIEQLYCNQIAAAKHSIYAESQYFASRRIAEAMARRLDEPDGPQIVIVNPEQADGWLEQQAMDTARARLVEALRARDVHGRLALYHPFTARGVPIYVHAKILIVDDRIVRVGSSNMNNRSMRLDTECDMTIDTALAANAGQGDTIRAIRDDLIAEHLDLPVERVAKILAERGLVAGIEELRDKPGRTLRAYVTPNLNDVQAWLADNEILDPEGPEEMFEAIEKRGLFRRMGHWVRHPHLHRRKR; encoded by the coding sequence ATGAGCAAAGCGCCGCAGCCCGGAAAAGACTGCTGGCGGATCGAGCATGCCAATGCCGCCAGCGTCATAGTCGATGCCGAGGACTATTTCCGTCACGCCCGCGCTGCGATGCTGAAGGCGCAAAAGCGGATCATGCTGATCGGCTGGGACTTTGACGCGCGCATCACCCTGCTGCGGCAGGATGAGGCCGATGATGGCGCGCCTATCATCATCGGTGATTTCATCAGTTGGCTGGTCGAACAGCGGCCCGACCTGCATATCTATCTGCTCCGCTGGGACATGGGTGCGATCAAATCGCTCTTTCGCGGAAGCACCATCGTCACCCTGCTCAAATGGATGCGGCATCCGCGCATCACCGTGAAGCTGGACGCGCATCATCCGCCCGCCGCCTCGCATCATCAGAAGATCGTGGTGATCGACGATTGTTTCGCTTTTTGTGGCGGCATCGACATGACCGGCGACCGGTGGGATACGCGCCACCACCGCGATGACGATCCCGCCCGCCGTCATCCCGACGGCTCCTACTATGGCCCATGGCATGATGCGACGACGGCGCTGAAAGGGCCGTTCGCTGCGGCGCTGGGCGACCACGCCCGTGCCCGCTGGAAGGGCGCTGGCGGCGGCGATCTGACGCCGATCAAGGGCATACAGGATTGTTGGCCGGACGATCTGGCCGTCCAGTTCCATGATGTCGATGTCGCCATCGCCCGCACCGCGCCGAAGATGGATGATCAGGCCGAAGTGACGGAGATCGAGCAGCTTTACTGCAACCAGATCGCCGCTGCGAAGCACAGCATCTATGCCGAAAGCCAGTATTTCGCCTCCCGCCGGATCGCAGAGGCCATGGCCCGGCGGCTGGACGAGCCGGATGGTCCGCAGATCGTCATCGTCAACCCGGAGCAGGCGGACGGCTGGCTGGAGCAGCAGGCGATGGATACCGCCCGCGCGCGGCTGGTGGAGGCGTTGCGCGCGCGCGATGTCCATGGGCGGCTGGCCCTTTATCACCCCTTCACGGCGCGCGGCGTGCCCATCTATGTCCACGCCAAAATCCTGATCGTGGACGATCGGATCGTGCGGGTCGGCTCCTCCAACATGAATAATCGCTCGATGCGGCTCGACACCGAATGCGATATGACGATCGACACGGCGTTGGCGGCCAATGCCGGTCAGGGGGACACGATCCGCGCAATCCGCGACGACCTGATCGCCGAACATCTCGACTTGCCGGTAGAGCGGGTGGCGAAGATACTGGCGGAGCGCGGGCTGGTCGCGGGGATAGAGGAACTGCGTGACAAGCCCGGCCGCACCCTGCGCGCCTATGTCACGCCCAATCTCAATGATGTGCAGGCATGGCTGGCCGATAATGAGATATTGGATCCCGAAGGGCCGGAGGAGATGTTCGAAGCGATCGAGAAGCGCGGTCTGTTTCGCCGCATGGGGCATTGGGTACGCCATCCACATCTGCACCGCCGCAAGCGCTGA